One window of Oncorhynchus masou masou isolate Uvic2021 chromosome 33, UVic_Omas_1.1, whole genome shotgun sequence genomic DNA carries:
- the ppardb gene encoding peroxisome proliferator-activated receptor delta b — translation MDVLQQLPSPEHLEQVNGETRTGPQPLCGPNSPHPLDTAADDIWTAREVEAVAPDFGGLTDLQELGVEEGEGSGVESPRSPISRVSWNGTGSQQNGEKGGGEEEGLEKDKTSYSRQDSPAADNNYTDLSHTSSPSLSEQLRLGRDEATGPGINVECRICADKASGFHYGVHACEGCKGFFRRTIRMKLEYERCARACKILKKNRNKCQYCRFQKCLALGMSHDAIRYGRMPGAEKKKLVAGLLAEELDPHHLGGSDLKTLAKQVYQAYLKNLIMTKKKARSILTGKTSCTSPFVIHDVDTLWQAESGLVWNQLIPGAPLTKEIGVHVFYRCQCTTVETVRELTEFAKNIPGFVDLFLNDQVTLLKYGVHEAIFAMLPSLMNKDGLLVANGKGFVTREFLRSLRKPFSEIMEPKFEFAVKFNALELDDSDLALFVAIIILCGDRPGLMNVKQVEQSQDGILQALDQHLQANHQDSLYLFPKLLNKMADLRQLVTENALLVQKIKKTESETSLHPLLQEIYKDMY, via the exons atggatgtgtTACAGCAGCTACCTTCCCCTGAGCACCTTGAACAGGTAAATGGGGAGACTAGGACAGGCCCGCAGCCCCTATGTGGCCCAAACTCTCCACATCCCCTGGACACGGCAGCGGATGATATATGGACTGCAAGGGAGGTGGAGGCAGTGGCCCCTGACTTTGGAGGGTTGACGGACCTGCAGGAGCTGGGGGTTGAGGAGGGTGAAGGCAGTGGGGTGGAAAGCCCGAGGTCCCCCATCTCGAGGGTATCATGGAATGGGACTGGCAGCcaacagaatggagagaagggaggaggggaagaggagggactgGAGAAGGACAAGACTAGCTACAGCAGACAAGACAGTCCTGCTGCTGATAACAACTATACAG ACCTGTCTCACACGTCGTCTCCCTCGCTGTCGGAGCAGCTGCGTCTGGGACGGGATGAGGCCACAGGGCCTGGTATCAACGTGGAGTGTAGGATCTGTGCTGACAAAGCTTCAGGGTTCCACTACGGTGTGCATGCCTGCGAGGGCTGCAAG GGCTTCTTCCGGCGGACCATTCGGATGAAGCTGGAGTACGAGCGCTGTGCGAGAGCCTGTAAGATCCTGAAAAAGAATCGTAATAAGTGCCAGTACTGCCGCTTCCAGAAGTGCCTGGCCCTGGGCATGTCCCATGACG CGATCCGGTATGGGCGTATGCCGGGGGCTGAGAAGAAGAAGCTCGTGGCTGGCCTGCTAGCGGAGGAGCTGGACCCCCACCACCTTGGTGGCTCAGACCTCAAGACGCTGGCTAAACAGGTGTACCAAGCCTACCTGAAGAACCTCATTATGACCAAGAAGAAAGCCCGCAGCATCCTCACCGGCAAGACCAGCTGCACATCG CCATTTGTGATCCATGACGTGGACACCCTGTGGCAAGCAGAGAGTGGTCTAGTGTGGAACCAGTTAATCCCGGGTGCGCCCCTCACAAAGGAGATAGGGGTACACGTGTTTTACCGCTGTCAGTGCACCACGGTGGAGACGGTACGAGAGCTAACTGAGTTCGCCAAGAACATCCCAGGGTTTGTGGATCTCTTCCTCAACGACCAG GTGACACTACTGAAATATGGCGTCCACGAGGCCATCTTCGCCATGCTGCCCTCCCTCATGAACAAAGATGGCCTCCTGGTGGCCAACGGGAAGGGCTTTGTGACCCGGGAGTTCCTGAGGAGCCTCCGTAAACCCTTCAGTGAGATCATGGAGCCCAAGTTTGAGTTTGCTGTGAAGTTCAATGCTCTGGAGCTGGATGACAGTGACCTGGCTCTGTTTGTGGCCATTATCATCCTGTGTGGAG ACCGCCCAGGGCTAATGAACGTGAAGCAGGTCGAACAGAGTCAGGACGGTATTCTCCAGGCCTTGGACCAGCACCTGCAGGCCAACCACCAGGACTCCCTCTACCTCTTCCCCAAGTTGCTGAACAAGATGGCCGACCTCAGACAGCTTGTCACAGAGAACGCCCTGCTGGTGCAGAAGATCAAGAAGACAGAGTCGGAGACCTCTCTGCACCCTCTACTACAGGAGATCTATAAGGACATGTACTGA